The proteins below are encoded in one region of Rhododendron vialii isolate Sample 1 chromosome 7a, ASM3025357v1:
- the LOC131334111 gene encoding protein SABRE isoform X1: MAISPVKFLFGFLLASIILWLVFIFASRLVAWILSRLMGASVGFRVGGWKCLRDVVVKFKKGTIESVSVGEIRVSLRQSLVKLGVGFMSRDPKLQVVISDLEVVMRPSNKNAKKSRSRRSRTSGRGKWMVVANVARFLSVSVSELVVKTPKAILEVKELRVDISKDGGSKPALFVKLHLLPIVVHLGDPRISCDLSTNFDNGGCTSASQASFALMEGTSAPFCCEEFSLSSEFGHDREAGIVVKNVDITSGEVTLNLNEELLIRKKSSSDSSVVDSSFESSTSKKPEEKRAALSSMIPEKVSFNLPKLDVKFVHRVHGLVVENNIMGIQVKSTKSRSVEDVGESTRLDIQMDFSEIHLFRDACISVVEILKLDVVSSTYIPLQPTSPIRSEIDFKLGGTQCNVIMSRLKPWIELQSLEKKSMVLQDGNPNPERLRSTKSEIFMWACTVSAPEMTIVLYDLRGSSLYHGCSQSSHVFANNISSMGTSVHMEFGELNLHMAEEYQECLRDSLFGVETNTGSLMHVGKICLDWGKKDMESIEGDGPNSKLVLSIDVTGMGSFLTLKRVGSVISTALSFKNLLKSLSATSKKPHQNRGGLASKPSGKGIQLIKFNLERCSVNFRGDVGLENTIVADPKRVNYGSQGGRFIVSVSADGTPRCASIMSTSPNEFNKLKYSVSLDIFHFSLCMNKAKHSTQLELERARSTYQEYVKDGMPGMKVALFDMQNAKFVRTGGLKDVDICSLFSATDITARWEPDVHIALFELVLHVKLLMHNQKLQDLNSNHAKDKSCVRGNDQKKDNSVESLQNEKQNKKRKSLLAIDIEMLSLSASVGDGVDATIQVQSIFSEDASIGVLLEGLMLSFNEARVFKSSRIQISRIPNVSSGSSDGKLEGTTTWDWVIQGLDVHICLPYRLQLRAIDDSIEDMLRALKLVTSAKANLIFPTKKEGAKPKKPSATKFGCVKLCMRKLTADIEEEPIQGWLDEHHQLMKNEAWELAVRLKFLDDLISKGSQCPGTAETKDSIHDSKILYDGEEINVQDASAIKKMKEEIYKQSFQSYYKACQHLVQSEGSGAFRNGFQAGFKPSSSRTSLFSISATDLDVSLTKVLGGDAGMIEVIQKLDPVSREYNIPFSRLYGSNLLLRTGTLVVRIRNYTYPLFSATSGRCEGRIVLAQQATCFQPQIQHNVFVGRWRKVCMLRSASGTTPPMKTYSDLPLYFQKAEICFGVGFEPSFADISYAFTVALRRANLSIRNPNATDIQPPKKERSLPWWDDMRNYIHGNVTLFMSETKWNILATTDPYEKSDKLQIVSGPMEIQQSDGRVYVSAKDFKILLSSLETLLNNCSLKLPTGRSGAFIEAPAFTLEVTMDWECDSGNPMNHYLFALPNEGVLREKVFDPFRSTSLSLRWVLSLRPSPPPAEDHSQSSSMRGDVVLDGDAYGTIRKTENVSIESPTVVLGAHDLAWLLKFWSMNYVPPYKLRTFSRWPRFGIQRVARSGNLSFDKVLTEFMFRIDATPTCIRNMPLDDDDPAKGLTFKMTKLKYELCYSRGKQKYTFECKRDPLDLVYQGLDLHMPKAYLNKEDCMTVAKVIQMTRKRSKSASMDRTTSEKGGYVSGSKEKHRDGGFLLSSEYFTIRRQAPKADPARLLAWQEAGRRNLEMTYVRSEFENGSESDEHTRSDPSDDDGYNVVIADNCQRIFVYGLKLLWTIENRDAVWSWVGGISKAFEPQKPSPSRQYAQRKLHEDNQVVDGPEMAQEDMSKPSSVNQGASSPSKNAELSGSLLSPPHTAKLENSSSSSAGAKNGSNDDLEEEGTRHFMVNIIEPQFNLHSEDANGRFLLAAVSGRVLARSFHSVLHVGYEIIEQALGTGGVHVPENQPEMTWNRMEFSVMLEHVQAHVAPTDVDPGAGLQWLPKIRRSSPKVKRTGALLERVFMPCDMYFRYTRHKGGTTDLKMKPLKELTFNSRNITATMTSRQFQVMLDVLTNLLFARLPKPRKSCLSYPAEDDEDVEEEADEVVPDGVEEVELARIKLEHKEREQKLVLDDIRKLSTYVDSSGDVCLEKEGDLWMITGGRSALVYRLKKELGNAKKLRKAASASLRMALQKAAQLRLMEKEKNKTPSSAMRISMQMNKVVWSMLADGKSFAEAEINDMIYDFDRDYKDFGVARFTTKYFVVRNCLPNAKFDMILAPWNPPPEWGKKVMLRVDAKQGAPKDGNSPIETFQVEIYPLKIHLTETLYHMIWGYFFPEEEQDSQRRQEVWKVSTTAGSKRVKKGSSMHEASTSSSQPTKEFEVSSKSNTSGLTLTSGTSQSSSHADSSQGSKLQNLKANVVCGSTPELRRSSSFDSTWEENVAECVADELVIQVHSSSASTSRNGSLAIEQQDESTRNKSKETKSVKPSRSSHEEKKVGKTPDEKRSRPRKMREFHNIKISQVELLVTYEGPPLSVTELRLLMDTFHRVDFTGTWRRLFSRVKKHVIWGVLKSVTGMQGKKFKDKAHSQRDSSGVGVPDSDLNFSDSDGGSAGKSSQYPISWPKRPSDGAGDGFVTSIRGLFNSQRRKAKAFVLRTMRGEAENEFNGEWSESDVEFSPFARQLTITKAKKLIKRHTKKFRSRGQKGVSSQPRESLPSSPRETTPFESDSSSGTSPYEDFHD; the protein is encoded by the exons ATGGCAATATCTCCAGTCAAGTTCTTGTTTGGTTTCCTTCTCGCCTCCATCATTTTATGGCTGGTGTTCAT ATTTGCTTCCAGGTTGGTGGCTTGGATCCTAAGCCGCCTCATGGGAGCATCTGTAGGATTTCGGGTTGGCGGATGGAAATGTCTAAGGGATGTTGTGGTCAAGTTTAAAAAG GGAACTATTGAATCAGTGTCTGTTGGTGAAATCAGAGTCAGCTTACGGCAGTCCTTGGTTAAGCTTGGGGTTGGTTTTATGTCTAGGGACCCAAAATTGCAGGTGGTAATAAGTGATTTAGAAGTTGTAATGAGACCTTCAAATAAGAATGCAAAGAAAAGTAGATCTCGAAGGTCTCGCACTTCAGGGAGAGGAAAGTGGATGGTTGTGGCTAATGTGGCCAGATTTTTATCAGTTTCTGTATCAGAATTGGTTGTGAAG ACTCCAAAAGCTATTCTTGAAGTTAAGGAACTCCGAGTTGATATATCTAAAGATGGGGGATCGAAGCCGGCTTTATTTGTTAAGCTACACCTTTTGCCTATTGTGGTTCACTTGGGAGATCCGCGGATTAGTTGTGACCTCTCAACGAACTTCGACAATGGTGGATGCACTTCAGCTAGCCAGGCATCATTTGCCTTGATGGAAGGAACCTCTGCTCCTTTTTGCTGTGAagaattctctctttcttctgaATTTGGTCATGATAG GGAAGCAGGTATAGTTGTTAAGAATGTGGACATTACAAGTGGAGAAGTCACTTTGAACTTAAACGAGGAGCTCTTGATTAGAAAGAAGAGTTCATCCGACTCCTCTGTTGTAGACTCGAGCTTTGAATCTAGCACTTCAAAAAAGCCTGAGGAAAAACGAGCAGCACTTTCGTCTATGATCCCAGAGAAG GTATCCTTCAATTTGCCCAAGTTGGATGTGAAGTTTGTGCATAGGGTACATGGTCTTGTGGTCGAGAATAACATCATGGGTATTCAAGTGAAAAGCACCAAATCTCGGTCTGTTGAAGATGTAGGGGAGAGTACTCGCCTTGATATTCAAATGGATTTCAGTGAGATTCAT CTATTTAGAGATGCTTGTATTTCTGTCGTGGAGATACTGAAACTCGATGTTGTTTCTTCCACTTACATTCCTCTACAG CCTACCTCGCCTATCAGATCGGAAATTGATTTCAAGCTCGGGGGTACTCAGTGCAATGTTATAATGAGCAGACTGAAGCCATGGATTGAACTGCAGTCCCTAGAAAAGAAATCTATGGTGCTTCAAGATGGAAACCCTAATCCGGAAAGGCTTCGGTCAACCAAATCGGAAATTTTCATGTGGGCTTGTACTGTTTCAGCGCCAGAGATGACTATTGTGCTTTATGATCTCAGAGGTTCGTCTCTATATCAT GGTTGCTCTCAATCATCACATGTGTTTGCCAACAACATTTCAAGCATGGGCACTTCAGTACATATGGAATTTGGTGAGCTGAATTTACACATGGCTGAAGAATATCAAGAATGTTTAAGAGATAGTCTGTTTGGTGTAGAAACAAATACAGGGTCTTTAATGCATGTTGGAAAAATTTGCCTGGATTGGGGCAAAAAAGACATGGAATCAATTGAAGGAGATGGCCCCAATAGTAAGTTAGTGCTTTCCATTGATGTTACTGGTATGGGGTCCTTCTTGACCCTTAAGCGTGTTGGATCTGTAATATCAACGGCTTTgtccttcaaaaatttattgaaaagtttGTCTGCCACAAGTaaaaaaccacatcaaaaccgAGGCGGGCTCGCTTCCAAGCCATCAGGGAAGGGGATTCAACTTATAAAATTTAACCTTGAAAGGTGCTCTGTAAACTTCAGAGGTGATGTGGGTTTGGAGAACACAATTGTTGCTGACCCAAAACGAGTGAACTATGGATCTCAAGGTGGTCGATTTATAGTTAGTGTCTCAGCTGACGGCACACCACGTTGTGCAAGCATAATGTCCACAAGTCCCAATGagtttaataagttgaagtacTCTGTATCTCTCGACATCTTCCATTTTAGTCTGTGTATGAACAAGGCGAAACATTCCACCCAGCTGGAGCTTGAACGAGCGAGGTCTACCTATCAGGAATATGTGAAAGATGGTATGCCTGGAATGAAAGTGGCATTGTTTGATATGCAGAATGCAAAATTTGTTAGAACTGGTGGTCTTAAGGATGTGGACATTTGCTCTCTTTTTAGTGCTACTGATATTACAGCCAGGTGGGAGCCCGATGTGCATATAGCATTGTTCGAACTTGTGCTACATGTGAAGTTACTCATGCATAATCAGAAACTCCAAGACCTTAATTCGAATCATGCGAAAGACAAATCTTGTGTTAGAGGTAATGACCAGAAGAAAGACAACTCCGTGGAGTCCttacaaaatgaaaaacaaaacaagaaaagaaaatctctTCTTGCTATTGATATTGAAATGCTGAGCCTATCTGCCTCGGTCGGAGATGGGGTTGATGCCACGATTCAGgttcaatcaattttttcagAGGATGCCTCTATAGGAGTACTTCTTGAAGGGCTTATGCTCAGTTTCAATGAAGCAAGAGTATTTAAAAGCAGCCGGATTCAAATTTCTCGCATTCCTAATGTCTCTAGTGGTTCATCTGATGGAAAACTTGAGGGAACCACTACATGGGATTGGGTTATTCAAGGCCTGGATGTACATATTTGTTTGCCCTACAGGTTGCAGTTACGTGCCATTGATGATTCCATAGAGGATATGTTGAGAGCTTTGAAGCTTGTCACTTCTGCCAAAGCCAATCTGATATTTCCAACGAAGAAAGAAGGTGCAAAACCCAAAAAGCCTAGTGCAACAAAATTTGGATGTGTGAAGTTGTGCATGCGTAAATTAACTGCTGACATAGAGGAAGAACCAATACAGGGTTGGCTCGATGAACACCATCAGCTGATGAAAAATGAGGCTTGGGAATTAGCCGTCAGGTTGAAATTTCTTGATGACCTTATTTCCAAAGGCAGTCAATGTCCTGGAACTGCTGAAACAAAGGATTCTATCCATGATAGTAAGATTCTTTATGATGGCGAGGAAATTAATGTTCAAGATGCTTCAGCTattaagaaaatgaaagaggAGATTTATAAGCAATCATTCCAGTCATATTACAAGGCATGTCAGCATCTAGTGCAGTCGGAAGGATCAGGTGCTTTTAGGAATGGGTTTCAAGCTGGTTTCAAACCTAGTTCTTCTAGAACTTCCCTTTTTTCTATCTCTGCAACGGATTTAGATGTAAGCTTGACAAAAGTTTTAGGTGGTGATGCTGGGATGATAGAGGTTATACAGAAGCTTGACCCTGTCAGTCGTGAATATAACATACCATTTTCCCGACTGTATGGGAGCAATCTTCTTCTGCGCACTGGAACTCTTGTAGTTCGAATAAGAAACTACACATATCCACTTTTCTCTGCAACTTCTGGTAGATGTGAAGGTCGTATTGTGCTAGCTCAACAG GCGACATGCTTTCAGCCCCAAATTCAGCATAATGTCTTTGTTGGGAGATGGAGGAAGGTGTGCATGCTTCGTTCAGCCAGTGGCACTACTCCACCAATGAAAACATACTCGGATTTACCCTTGTATTTTCAGAAAGCAGAAATTTGCTTTGGAGTGGGTTTTGAGCCCTCTTTTGCTGATATTAGCTATGCTTTTACTGTAGCTCTTCGCAGGGCTAATCTAAGTATCAGGAACCCTAATGCTACTGATATTCAGccaccaaaaaaggaaagaagctTACCTTGGTGGGATGATATGAGAAACTACATTCATGGGAATGTCACCTTATTCATGTCTGAGACCAAATGGAATATACTTGCTACTACTGATCCTTACGAGAAAAGTGACAAACTTCAAATTGTTTCCGGTCCTATGGAAATCCAGCAATCAGATGGCCGTGTTTATGTTTCTGCCAAGGATTTTAAGATTTTGTTGAGCAGTTTGGAGACTTTACTGAACAACTGCAGCTTAAAACTTCCTACTGGCAGGTCTGGTGCTTTCATCGAGGCCCCAGCCTTTACTCTGGAAGTGACAATGGATTGGGAATGCGATTCAGGCAATCCAATGAATCATTACTTGTTTGCCCTCCCAAATGAAGGTGTTCTTCGTGAAAAAGTTTTTGACCCCTTTAGATCAACATCTCTCTCCCTGAGGTGGGTTTTGTCACTTCGACCCTCGCCTCCCCCAGCCGAGGATCATTCACAATCCTCCTCCATGAGAGGTGATGTTGTCCTGGATGGCGATGCCTATGGGACCATACGTAAGACGGAGAATGTTTCAATTGAGTCTCCAACCGTGGTTCTTGGTGCTCACGATTTAGCATGGTTACTTAAATTCTGGAGCATGAATTACGTTCCTCCGTATAAGTTGCGGACATTTTCACGGTGGCCACGTTTTGGAATTCAAAGAGTTGCCAGATCAGGCAATCTGTCATTCGACAAGGTGTTGACGGAGTTCATGTTCCGAATTGATGCAACTCCAACATGTATAAGGAATATGCCTCTGGATGATGATGATCCGGCTAAAGGACTGACATTTAAGATGACAAAGCTGAAATACGAACTCTGTTATAGTCGGGGTAAGCAAAAATAcacatttgaatgcaagcgTGATCCTCTTGATCTTGTTTACCAAGGTCTTGACCTTCACATGCCTAAAGCTTATCTAAACAAAGAAGATTGTATGACTGTTGCAAAAGTAATTCAAATGACTAGAAAACGTTCAAAGTCTGCTTCCATGGACAGAACTACAAGCGAAAAAGGTGGTTATGTGAGCGGGAGCAAAGAGAAGCATCGTGATGGTGGATTTCTGTTATCATCTGAGTATTTTACAATCAGACGGCAAGCACCGAAGGCTGACCCTGCAAGGTTATTAGCATGGCAAGAAGCTGGAAGAAGAAATCTTGAGATGACCTATGTTAGATCTGAGTTCGAAAACGGGAGTGAGAGTGATGAGCATACACGATCTGATCCTAGTGATGATGATGGTTATAATGTTGTAATAGCTGACAACTGTCAACGTATTTTTGTTTACGGCCTCAAGCTTTTGTGGACTATCGAAAATAGAGACGCTGTTTGGTCTTGGGTTGGTGGAATATCAAAGGCCTTTGAACCTCAAAAGCCCTCTCCTTCTCGGCAGTATGCACAGAGGAAGTTGCATGAGGACAATCAGGTAGTTGATGGACCTGAAATGGCTCAAGAAGATATGTCAAAGCCCTCTTCAGTCAATCAAGGTGCCAGTTCCCCTTCAAAAAATGCTGAGTTGTCAGGATCGCTTTTATCTCCTCCACACACGGCAAAGTTAGAAAACTCATCATCATCTAGTGCAGGCG CAAAGAATGGTAGCAATGATGATTTGGAGGAGGAGGGAACTCGACATTTCATGGTGAACATTATAGAGCCACAATTCAATCTTCACTCAGAAGATGCCAAT GGTAGATTTCTGCTTGCTGCTGTTAGTGGACGTGTTTTAGCCCGTTCGTTCCATTCAGTCCTTCATGTTGGCTATGAAATTATTGAACAAGCACTTGGTACTGGAGGTGTACATGTTCCAGAAAATCAACCCGAAATGACATGGAATCGCATGGAATTCTCTGTGATGTTGGAACATGTGCAGGCTCATGTTGCACCAACTGATGTTGACCCAGGAGCTGGACTGCAATGGCTTCCAAAAATCCGGAGGAGTTCTCCAAAAGTAAAGCGTACTGGTGCTTTACTTGAAAGAGTGTTTATGCCTTGTGATATGTACTTCCGATACACGAGGCACAAAGGCGGAACTACAGACCTGAAG ATGAAGCCTTTGAAAGAGCTCACCTTCAATTCCCGCAATATAACAGCAACAATGACATCTCGACAATTTCAGGTTATGCTTGATGTGTTGACTAATCTTCTTTTCGCTCGACTTCCGAA GCCTCGAAAAAGTTGTCTGTCTTATCCTGctgaagatgatgaagatgtAGAAGAGGAGGCAGATGAGGTGGTTCCTGATGGTGTTGAAGAGGTAGAACTTGCACGAATCAAACTCGAACACAAAGAGCGGGAGCAGAAGTTAGTTCTGGATGACATAAGGAAATTGTCTACGTATGTTGATTCTTCTGGAGACGTATGCCTGGAGAAGGAAGGCGATCTGTGGATGATAACTGGTGGACGGTCTGCATTG GTGTACAGGCTAAAGAAAGAGCTTGGGAAtgccaaaaaattaagaaaagctGCTTCTGCTTCATTAAGGATGGCTCTGCAGAAAGCTGCACAGCTACGACTtatggaaaaagagaaaaacaaaactccATCCTCTGCTATGCGTATTTCTATGCAAATGAACAAAGTGGTTTGGAGCATGCTTGCAGATGGTAAATCTTTTGCCGAAGCTGAGATAAATGACATG ATATATGATTTTGACAGGGACTATAAAGATTTTGGTGTTGCTCGGTTCACAACAAAGTATTTTGTTGTAAGAAATTGCCTGCCCAATGCCAAGTTTGACATGATTCTAGCACCATGGAATCCTCCTCCTGAATGGGGAAA AAAAGTGATGCTTCGAGTAGATGCAAAGCAGGGAGCTCCCAAGGATGGAAACTCTCCTATTGAGACATTCCAG GTAGAGATATACCCCCTAAAGATACATTTGACTGAGACACTGTACCATATGATATGGGGATATTTCTTTCcagaagaagaacaagactCCCAAAGGCGGCAG GAAGTTTGGAAGGTTTCGACTACTGCCGGTTCAAAACGTGTGAAGAAAGGCTCATCCATGCATGAAGCTTCTACATCGAGCAGTCAACCAACAAAGGAATTTGAGGTGTCCTCCAAATCAAACACCTCTGGGTTAACCTTAACTTCTGGTACCAGCCAGTCTTCTAGTCATGCTGATTCCTCACAA GGATCAAAGTTGCAGAACCTAAAAGCTAATGTTGTTTGCGGTTCAACCCCTGAGCTAAGACGATCATCTTCTTTTGATAGCACATGGGAAGAAAATGTGGCGGAATGTGTAGCTGATGAACTAGTAATACAGGTTCATTCATCAAGCGCTTCTACATCAAGAAATGGGTCCCTTGCTATTGAACAGCAAGACGAGTCCACCAGAAATAAGTCGAAAGAGACAAAATCTGTTAAACCGAGTCGTTCCTCTCATGAAGAAAAGAAGGTAGGAAAGACACCAGATGAAAAAAGATCCAGGCCTAGGAAAATGAGGGAGTTTCACAATATCAAAATAAGCCAG GTTGAACTACTAGTTACTTATGAAGGACCACCATTGTCTGTCACCGAGCTAAGGTTGCTGATGGATACATTTCACCGTGTGGACTTCACTGGAACTTGGAGACGACTGTTCTCACGAGTTAAGAAGCATGTTATTTGGGGAGTCCTAAAGTCTGTCACAGGAATGCAG GGTAAGAAGTTTAAAGATAAAGCACATAGTCAGCGGGACTCAAGCGGAGTTGGTGTTCCAGACAGCGATCTTAATTTCAGTGACAGCGATGGGGGTTCAGCTGGGAAATCCAGTCAATACCCAATATCGTGGCCTAAGCGCCCCAGTGACGGAGCGGGTGATGGATTTGTCACATCCATAAGGGGTCTTTTTAATTCTCAGCGCCGCAAGGCCAAGGCATTTGTGCTTCGAACCATGAGGGGGGAAGCGGAGAACGAGTTTAATGGCGAGTGGAGTGAGAGTGATGTAGAGTTCTCTCCATTTGCCCGGCAACTAACCATAACAAAAGCTAAGAAGCTAATCAAAAGGCACACCAAGAAGTTTCGCTCAAGAGGGCAGAAAG GTGTATCATCCCAGCCGAGAGAATCACTTCCCTCATCACCACGGGAGACGACGCCTTTTGAGAGTGACTCTTCCAGTGGGACTTCGCCTTACGAGGATTTCCACGATTAG